One region of Acropora muricata isolate sample 2 chromosome 13, ASM3666990v1, whole genome shotgun sequence genomic DNA includes:
- the LOC136895108 gene encoding uncharacterized protein, giving the protein MSTKERQEFLAWYEELKSTNYVFDFEKEIEEYCRSDVDILRRCCLEFKKLMEESCNLDPFKHCVTIASACNRVFRQEFLEEETIGLIPAQGYQPARKYSLMALQWLAWVHHQTGDRILHALNGGEQKIDGNYVDGYNPSKRTIYEFHGCVWHGCSKCYLPDTLNPVNETSMRDLLEGTVRKIERFRKLGYTVQVLWECEFHQQLATNPEMKDFVRNLNLDTPLEPRHGFFGGRTNAVSLYKEVADDEKIHYVDFTSLYPWTNKYCEVPLGHPEILTSEALVNHSIDDFFGMIKCEILPPSFLFHPLLPYRANGKLMFPLCRTCAENLQQTPCEHSDSERTLSGTWPSIEIQKACELGYRVVKLIEVWHFQDRSADLFKGYIDTFLKIKQEASGWPSWCRTEEDKRQYVREYQEKEGIKLDPEKIKKNPGLRSLAKLMLNSFWGKFGQRDNMPQVELVKDPERYFQLLTCQSTQVKNIQFVNDECVEVYYTRGDDFIPTSDKTNVVIAAFTTAHARLKLYSVLERLQTRVLYFDTDSVIFTSQPNEWMPPLGDYLGELTSELDDDDHITTFVSGGPKNYAYQTKNAKTVCKVRGFTLNHRGSKKINFDTMCEQVCRPNGESICLEIPSFIKRDPKTKTLHSVQLKKKYNLVYDKRVICGFRTFPYGFR; this is encoded by the exons ATGAGCACGAAAGAACGTCAAGAGTTCCTTGCCTGGTACGAAGAGCTCAAGTCCACCAACTATGTTTTTGATTTTGAGAAAGAGATTGAGGAATATTGTCGCAGTGATGTCGACATTCTAAGAAGATGTTgtttggagtttaagaaattaatGGAAGAAAGCTGCAACCTTGATCCCTTCAAACACTGCGTCACCATTGCCTCCGCCTGCAACCGTGTGTTTCGACAAGAATTCTTAGAAGAGGAAACGATTGGTCTTATTCCAGCCCAGGGCTATCAACCCGCAAGAAAATATTCCCTTATGGCTCTTCAATGGTTGGCCTGGGTTCATCATCAAACAGGTGATCGTATTCTTCATGCTCTGAATGGTGGTGAACAAAAGATCGACGGCAACTATGTGGACGGATATAACCCTAGCAAAAGAACAATCTATGAATTTCATGGGTGTGTCTGGCATGGGTGTTCCAAATGCTATTTGCCTGATACCTTGAATCCTGTTAACGAGACAAGTATGAGAGATCTGCTGGAGGGAACTGTGCGAAAGATTGAACGTTTCAGGAAGCTAGGTTACACGGTGCAGGTCCTCTGGGAATGTGAATTTCACCAACAACTAGCCACTAACCCAGAGATGAAAGATTTTGTCCGGAACCTCAACCTCGACACTCCGCTAGAGCCTCGTCATGGTTTTTTTGGTGGTCGCACAAACGCCGTTTCCCTGTACAAGGAAGTTGCTGATGATGAGAAAATTCACTATGTGGATTTTACTTCCCTGTACCCATGGACCAACAAGTATTGTGAAGTTCCTCTAGGCCATCCTGAAATCCTCACAAGCGAAGCTCTGGTGAACCACTCAATCGATGATTTCTTCGGTATGATCAAGTGTGAGATCCTACCGCCCTCCTTCCTGTTCCACCCTCTCCTTCCTTATCGCGCTAACGGGAAACTCATGTTTCCGCTATGCAGAACCTGTGCAGAGAATCTCCAACAAACGCCTTGTGAACACAGCGACAGCGAACGCACCCTCTCTGGAACATGGCCGTCcattgaaatccaaaaggctTGTGAACTCGGTTATCGTGTGGTGAAGTTAATTGAAGTTTGGCATTTCCAAGATAGGTCGGCTGATTTATTTAAAGGCTATATTGAcacttttcttaaaattaaacaagaagcgAGTGGGTGGCCCTCGTGGTGTAGGACAGAGGAGGATAAACGTCAGTACGTCAGagagtatcaagaaaaagaaggcaTCAAGCTAGACCCtgagaaaattaagaagaatCCCGGACTACGGTCCTTGGCGAAGCTGATGCTGAATTCGTTCT GGGGTAAATTCGGCCAGCGAGACAACATGCCTCAGGTGGAATTGGTGAAAGACCCAGAACGCTATTTCCAACTCCTCACCTGTCAATCCACCCAAGTAAAGAATATTCAGTTTGTGAACGATGAATGTGTGGAAGTGTACTACACAAGAGGAGACGACTTCATTCCTACCTCTGACAAGACCAATGTCGTGATTGCTGCCTTTACCACAGCCCATGCCCGACTTAAACTCTACTCTGTCCTTGAACGCCTGCAAACCAGAGTTCTCTACTTCGATACTGACTCCGTGATATTCACTAGCCAACCAAATGAATGGATGCCCCCTCTTGGTGATTACTTGGGAGAACTCACGAGTGAATTGGATGATGACGACCATATCACCACTTTTGTCTCAGGAGGGCCAAAAAACTATGCCTATCAAACCAAGAACGCTAAAACAGTCTGTAAAGTGCGAGGCTTTACTTTGAATCATCGcggatcaaagaaaattaactttgacaCCATGTGTGAGCAAGTATGCAGACCAAATGGTGAATCCATCTGTCTGGAAATACCAAGCTTTATCAAGCGTGATCCGAAGACAAAAACACTGCATAGTGTACAgcttaaaaagaaatacaatttagTTTATGACAAGAGGGTCATTTGCGGATTCCGTACTTTTCCTTATGGTTTCCGCTGA